The following DNA comes from Cytophagales bacterium.
GGAAGGTTCACTGATGAATCGAAATGAGGAGAGTAATTCGATGGCCTCTTCAGGGATTTGTTCAGGAAGAATTGGGTCCAGTTCTGCTACCCGGTTTTCAATCACGACAAAAAAGGATTGGCCTTCCACTTCATCCCAGGTTAAAGTGATGCGTTCTTCCTGGAATAAATCGGTGATTTCTTGCCGAAGTTGGAAACTCAACCTAAGCGTAGGGATGACCAATTGGTTTCCTGTCAGGCTCAATCCTGTAGGTCGATCCGGAACCAAAGTGGTAGCACTTGCCAGCCGATCGCCTACATCCACCGTGAGGCGATATTCCTCAGCAATCTCAATATTCAGATCAGATTCCACGTATTCATAAAGGCCCGTCGTACTGTTGAACAGCAATGGAAAGGCATCGGAACCATGTTCGATGACCACACGGGCGTCAGTAATAGATTCCGAGGTGACTTCCTCGCTTAGCAGTGACGAGATCTGCTTGATTTTGATGTTGTTGACTGGCTCACCTGCCACGATAAATCCTTCTACCACAAAATTAGGTGTCCGCGTCGTGTCTTCCAGACAGCTGCAGAGCAAGCAGGTCATTATGATCAATATGCATCCTACTGCCTTCATCAGAAATCAATTTTGAAAGATAAGTTGGGGGTGAATCCCAGATAGGTAATGTCCGTGATCAGCGGAGGCTCCTGCGTAAAATCATATTCCTTGTACCAGATGTTGGTGCGGCCATACAGGTTAAAGATCGAGAAGCCCAGGTCAGTAGGGAATTCTCCCAATTTGAATTTGCGATGAATGGACAAGTCCAATCGGTGATAAGCTGGTAATCGGGATCCGTTCTTCGGACCAATCCCAATGTAATTGAGCGTTCGGCCATCCAGCAATTCCACACTGTACTGACCTTCTGGTTCTGAGAAAGGCTTACCAGAACCGTAAATGAAGGTCGCGGCAAAAGTCCAGTCCCAAAGTTCATAACTATGCACCATTTTGAATTCATGGAGCTGGTCATGCAAGGCGGCAAATTTTTCGCCTTCATTGA
Coding sequences within:
- a CDS encoding DUF4249 family protein, producing MKAVGCILIIMTCLLCSCLEDTTRTPNFVVEGFIVAGEPVNNIKIKQISSLLSEEVTSESITDARVVIEHGSDAFPLLFNSTTGLYEYVESDLNIEIAEEYRLTVDVGDRLASATTLVPDRPTGLSLTGNQLVIPTLRLSFQLRQEITDLFQEERITLTWDEVEGQSFFVVIENRVAELDPILPEQIPEEAIELLSSFRFISEPSTTGSFDIIGVALETYGPHVAKVFTVNEEYVDLFNSLEQDSRDLNEPPSNVSQALGIFTAFAVDSLEFEVVRE